In one Pseudarthrobacter oxydans genomic region, the following are encoded:
- a CDS encoding ABC transporter ATP-binding protein has product MATVTFDNATRLYPGTDKPAVDKLNIDIADGEFLVLVGPSGCGKSTSLRMLAGLEDVNAGRILIGDRDVTDVPPKDRDIAMVFQNYALYPHMTVADNMGFALKIAGVSKEERAERVREAAKLLDLEQYLDRKPKALSGGQRQRVAMGRAIVRNPQVFLMDEPLSNLDAKLRVQTRTQIASLTRRLGVTTVYVTHDQVEAMTMGDRVAVLKDGLLQQVDTPRNLYDRPKNVFVAGFIGSPAMNLLELPVVDGGVQFGGTVYPVPRDVLEEAHGSTVTLGSRPEDLETAPQGEGLKVEVDVVEELGADAYVYGHTTLDGKDHDIVARVDGRRPPMKGEVIYVRPQSGHVHLFDTKTGLRLGD; this is encoded by the coding sequence GTGGCTACAGTTACTTTTGATAACGCTACGCGTCTGTACCCGGGCACAGATAAGCCCGCCGTCGATAAGCTCAACATCGACATCGCCGATGGCGAATTCCTGGTCCTCGTTGGACCCTCCGGTTGCGGCAAGTCCACCTCCCTGCGCATGCTCGCAGGCCTTGAGGACGTCAACGCCGGCCGGATCCTGATCGGTGACCGCGACGTCACCGATGTTCCCCCGAAGGACCGCGACATCGCGATGGTTTTCCAGAACTACGCGCTGTACCCGCACATGACTGTGGCTGACAACATGGGCTTCGCCCTGAAGATCGCAGGTGTTTCCAAGGAAGAGCGCGCCGAGCGCGTCCGCGAAGCCGCCAAGCTCCTTGACCTTGAGCAGTACCTGGACCGCAAGCCGAAGGCACTCTCCGGCGGCCAGCGCCAGCGCGTCGCCATGGGCCGCGCCATCGTGCGTAACCCCCAGGTGTTCCTCATGGATGAGCCGCTGTCCAACCTTGACGCCAAGCTCCGCGTGCAGACCCGTACGCAGATCGCATCCCTGACCCGCCGCCTCGGCGTCACCACCGTCTACGTGACGCACGACCAGGTCGAGGCCATGACCATGGGCGACCGCGTTGCCGTGCTGAAGGATGGCCTGCTGCAGCAGGTTGACACGCCGCGCAACCTGTACGACCGTCCCAAGAACGTCTTCGTTGCCGGCTTCATCGGTTCCCCCGCCATGAACCTGCTGGAACTCCCCGTGGTGGACGGCGGCGTGCAGTTCGGCGGCACCGTTTACCCCGTGCCGCGCGACGTCCTCGAGGAAGCACACGGCTCCACCGTTACCCTTGGAAGCCGGCCGGAAGACCTTGAGACCGCGCCGCAGGGTGAAGGCCTGAAGGTTGAGGTCGACGTCGTCGAAGAGCTCGGCGCCGACGCCTACGTTTACGGCCACACCACGCTTGACGGCAAGGACCACGACATCGTGGCACGCGTCGACGGCCGCCGCCCCCCGATGAAGGGCGAGGTCATCTACGTCCGTCCGCAGTCGGGCCACGTGCACCTGTTCGACACCAAGACCGGCCTGCGCCTCGGCGACTGA
- the otsB gene encoding trehalose-phosphatase, whose amino-acid sequence MTHDARHAKDRLSLSPELREAIRRIAGTEHLLVAMDFDGTMAPIVGRADDARPLPRSAAAFAGLAVLPRTTTALISGRALASLRAVASPPVDTLLIGSHGAEAWLGPGSAGLTLDEGQKALLAEVRTVLEDIVREAPGTTLEDKPAGVVLHTRLAADDVAEDAVAAARSLLQDRKGVFLKDGKRVLETSVVNASKGEGVTFLRQITGATGVLFAGDDTTDEDALARLEPGDVGVKVGLDFTQAEHRVEAPVHIAELLEVLLQERSIAVAEEDPAAAQG is encoded by the coding sequence ATGACTCATGACGCCCGCCACGCCAAGGACCGGCTTTCGCTGTCCCCCGAGCTCCGGGAAGCCATCCGGCGGATCGCCGGGACCGAGCACCTGCTCGTGGCCATGGATTTCGACGGCACGATGGCGCCCATCGTCGGCCGCGCCGACGACGCCCGGCCGCTGCCGCGCTCGGCGGCCGCCTTCGCCGGCCTCGCCGTGCTTCCACGGACGACGACGGCACTCATCTCCGGCCGCGCCCTCGCCAGCCTGCGCGCCGTCGCCTCCCCTCCGGTGGACACGCTCCTCATCGGCAGCCATGGCGCCGAGGCATGGCTGGGTCCGGGATCCGCCGGGCTCACGCTCGATGAAGGGCAAAAGGCCCTCCTGGCCGAGGTGCGCACCGTCCTGGAGGACATCGTCAGGGAAGCTCCCGGCACCACGCTTGAGGACAAGCCCGCAGGGGTGGTCCTCCATACCCGCCTCGCCGCCGATGATGTCGCCGAAGACGCCGTGGCTGCTGCCCGCTCCCTGCTGCAGGACCGGAAGGGGGTGTTCCTCAAGGACGGCAAGCGGGTCCTTGAGACCTCGGTGGTCAACGCGTCCAAAGGCGAGGGCGTCACCTTCCTGCGGCAGATCACCGGAGCTACCGGTGTCCTGTTCGCCGGCGATGACACCACGGACGAAGACGCCCTGGCGCGCCTGGAGCCGGGGGACGTAGGCGTCAAGGTGGGCCTTGACTTCACCCAGGCCGAACACCGCGTTGAGGCTCCGGTCCATATTGCCGAACTGCTGGAGGTGCTGCTCCAGGAGCGGAGCATCGCCGTGGCAGAGGAGGACCCCGCAGCCGCGCAGGGGTAG
- a CDS encoding trehalose-6-phosphate synthase, whose protein sequence is MQTPVQEKPSATSTSGTAGSAHGGATKYDFMVVSNRLPVDRCAPGESGDDGSGWRRSPGGLVTALAPMMTKTDGAWVGWHGAPDETVKPFSHGGMDLVPVQLSTDEVELYYEGFSNATLWPLYHDVIAPPEFHRTWWDAYRKVNRRFADAVVRHADHGATVWVQDYQLQLVPRLLREARPDLRIGFFNHIPFPPPEIFAQLPWRQAIIDGLLGADLVGFQRPSDAGNFMRSARRFLGASVKQQQVHVKGQDGAVTHIARAQAFPISIDVRQITELASNPDIIERARQIRQDLGNPKTILLGVDRLDYTKGIRHRLKAFEELLADGKLSVGDATLIQVASPSRERVEQYRLLREEVEGTVGHINGTYDTIENTAVRYLHHSYPVEEMVALYLAADVMLVTALRDGMNLVAKEYVTARTNNDGALVLSEFAGAADQLKQALLINPHDIDGLKGAIMRAVNLEQRDASRRMRAMRKQILEHDVDHWSADFLRALNEKVVRDDS, encoded by the coding sequence ATGCAAACACCCGTCCAGGAAAAACCTTCCGCAACATCTACGTCCGGCACCGCCGGCTCCGCCCACGGCGGAGCCACGAAGTACGACTTCATGGTGGTGTCGAACAGGCTGCCGGTGGACCGTTGCGCACCCGGGGAAAGCGGGGATGACGGCTCCGGCTGGCGCCGGTCCCCCGGCGGGCTGGTGACTGCGCTGGCCCCCATGATGACCAAGACTGACGGCGCGTGGGTAGGGTGGCACGGCGCCCCCGACGAGACAGTCAAACCCTTTAGCCACGGCGGCATGGACCTGGTCCCCGTCCAGCTCAGCACCGACGAAGTGGAGCTCTATTACGAGGGGTTCTCGAACGCCACCCTCTGGCCGCTGTACCACGACGTCATCGCCCCGCCGGAGTTCCACCGTACGTGGTGGGACGCCTACCGCAAGGTCAACAGGAGGTTCGCCGACGCCGTCGTGCGCCACGCCGATCACGGCGCCACGGTGTGGGTACAGGACTACCAGCTCCAGCTGGTGCCGCGCCTGCTGCGCGAAGCGCGGCCGGACCTCCGGATCGGGTTCTTCAACCACATCCCGTTCCCGCCGCCGGAGATCTTTGCGCAGCTGCCGTGGCGCCAGGCCATCATTGACGGGCTCCTCGGTGCCGACCTGGTGGGCTTCCAGCGGCCCAGCGATGCCGGAAACTTCATGCGCTCCGCACGCCGCTTCCTCGGCGCCAGCGTTAAGCAGCAGCAGGTCCATGTGAAGGGCCAGGACGGCGCCGTTACGCACATTGCCCGGGCGCAGGCATTCCCCATCTCCATTGACGTCCGGCAGATCACCGAACTGGCCTCCAACCCGGACATCATTGAGCGGGCCCGCCAGATCCGGCAGGACCTCGGGAACCCCAAGACGATCCTGCTCGGCGTCGACCGCCTGGACTACACCAAGGGCATCCGGCACCGGCTGAAGGCCTTTGAGGAGCTCCTGGCGGACGGCAAGCTTTCCGTTGGCGACGCCACCCTGATCCAGGTGGCCAGCCCCAGCCGCGAGCGCGTTGAGCAGTACCGCCTCCTGCGCGAGGAGGTGGAGGGCACGGTGGGCCATATCAACGGCACGTACGACACCATCGAGAACACCGCCGTACGCTACCTGCACCACAGCTATCCGGTGGAGGAGATGGTGGCGCTGTACCTTGCTGCCGACGTCATGCTGGTGACGGCTCTTCGGGACGGCATGAACCTTGTGGCCAAGGAATACGTGACGGCGCGCACCAACAACGACGGTGCCCTGGTCCTCAGTGAGTTCGCCGGTGCAGCCGACCAGCTCAAGCAGGCACTGCTGATTAATCCGCATGACATTGACGGCCTCAAAGGCGCCATCATGCGTGCCGTGAACCTGGAACAGCGGGACGCGTCCCGGCGGATGCGGGCCATGCGCAAGCAGATCCTCGAGCACGACGTGGACCACTGGTCCGCCGACTTCCTGCGCGCGCTCAACGAAAAGGTGGTCCGCGATGACTCATGA
- a CDS encoding thioredoxin domain-containing protein, protein MSPANEVRKSKAERTAEAREKARQIREAQLKKDKRNKLLIGWGIVAAVVAILAVVALVVTTSIRQNTPIADQGPVPANANVNGGVTLLANSEVKKTDPATVDMANLPAKPETQPNPVVAPGAEAEAGQPVKVIAYIDFICPVCLRFEETYNEALTSLRNEGKITMEYRPLGFLDRQSSTNYSSRSANAAACVADKAPGKYADYINILFDNQPAEGGAGLSDDKLKSLASDVGADINSCVDDKTFRPYVKYSTDLAANSGISGTPTIFIDGKKWDGASDLNAEIQAAIDAKA, encoded by the coding sequence ATGAGCCCCGCAAACGAAGTACGTAAGTCCAAGGCTGAGCGCACCGCGGAGGCGCGGGAAAAGGCGCGCCAGATCCGTGAAGCGCAGCTGAAGAAGGACAAGCGCAACAAGCTGCTCATCGGCTGGGGCATCGTGGCCGCCGTCGTCGCCATCCTGGCTGTCGTTGCGCTGGTGGTGACCACCAGCATCAGGCAGAACACCCCCATCGCCGACCAGGGTCCGGTGCCGGCCAACGCCAACGTCAACGGCGGCGTGACCCTGCTGGCCAACTCCGAAGTGAAGAAGACGGACCCGGCCACGGTGGACATGGCCAATCTTCCGGCCAAGCCTGAAACACAGCCCAACCCCGTGGTGGCGCCGGGGGCCGAGGCCGAAGCGGGACAGCCGGTCAAGGTCATTGCATACATCGACTTCATCTGCCCCGTTTGCCTCCGGTTCGAGGAAACATACAACGAGGCCCTGACCAGCCTTCGCAATGAAGGCAAGATCACTATGGAGTACCGGCCGCTGGGCTTCCTGGACCGCCAGTCCAGCACCAACTACTCCTCACGTTCCGCGAACGCCGCCGCGTGCGTTGCAGACAAGGCCCCCGGGAAGTACGCGGATTACATCAATATCCTCTTCGACAACCAGCCCGCCGAGGGCGGAGCCGGCCTGTCTGATGACAAGTTGAAGTCCCTGGCCAGCGACGTTGGCGCAGACATCAACAGCTGCGTGGACGACAAGACTTTCCGTCCCTACGTCAAGTACTCCACCGACCTTGCCGCAAACTCCGGCATCTCGGGGACGCCCACCATCTTCATCGACGGCAAGAAGTGGGACGGCGCCTCGGACCTGAACGCCGAGATCCAGGCGGCCATCGACGCCAAGGCCTAA
- a CDS encoding ChaB family protein encodes MPKTGKNGHARKDELPSTLQRSGRKAQDTFAKTYDSALESYDNDEQRAARAAYASLKHSYEKVGDHWEPKEKRGPSDKRAEGGVRSSEPTAGGVNANASKEHLYKLAQELHIDGRSKMDKDELVKAIQKANDAATRKARGS; translated from the coding sequence ATGCCCAAGACCGGAAAGAACGGCCACGCCCGCAAGGATGAGCTGCCCTCGACCCTGCAGCGCTCCGGGCGGAAGGCCCAGGACACGTTCGCCAAAACCTACGATTCAGCCCTTGAGAGCTACGACAATGACGAGCAAAGGGCCGCCCGGGCAGCCTACGCCTCGCTCAAGCACAGCTACGAGAAGGTGGGCGACCACTGGGAGCCGAAGGAAAAACGCGGCCCCTCGGACAAACGGGCCGAAGGGGGCGTGCGGTCCTCCGAGCCCACCGCGGGCGGCGTGAACGCGAACGCCTCGAAGGAACATCTCTATAAGCTCGCGCAGGAGCTGCACATCGACGGCCGTTCGAAGATGGACAAGGACGAACTGGTCAAAGCCATCCAGAAGGCCAACGATGCGGCTACGCGGAAGGCCCGCGGCTCGTAA
- a CDS encoding elongation factor G-like protein EF-G2 — protein sequence MSVRGTKDSARTAAGRNGPESRRADASAGIAAEEPAKIRNVALVGHSGAGKTMLIEALLAANGMITRKGSIPDGTTVSDSDPAAVHQQRSVTLSLVPLLVDGIKVNLLDTPGYPDFIGELRAGLRAADAALFVVSAVDGIDATTTALWDECEHMRLPRAVAITRMDHPRADYDGVLAACRKSFGEGVLPLYVPVRTGAEVTGLLGLLSGTVSDYSSGELSATMREATPDELAAVGAARGDLIEGIIGESEDETLMDRYLAGEDIETDVLVADLETAVERGSFFPVLSTSAVSGLGTAELVEVLVRAFPPPSDGRVPEVTDLAGAPAGPLSCDPEGQLAAEVVRTSIDPFLGRICLVRVFSGTLREDAPVHVTGQGLADRGHQDHDTDERVTHLYSPLGASLRPVPHCVAGDICAVAKLGSAETGDTISGRDRPLLLATWEMPEPLLPVAVEADSRSDEDALARSLGKIAAGDPTLRVERNQETHQLVLWCMGEAHAEVVLDRLRDQGVKLHTVDVVTPLRETFSAPAAGHGRHVKQSGGHGQYAVCDIDVEPLPRGGGFEFVDRTVGGVIPGTFIPSVEKGVRAQMEKGVSAGFPVVDLRVTLTGGKAHSVDSSDAAFQAAGALALREAAAAGRIQLLEPVSSVVITVTDEHVGSVMSDLSARRGRLTGTTSSGDGLTEISAEVPDQELLRYAVDLRALTAGSGRFRRRYLRHDPVPASFSTP from the coding sequence ATGTCGGTCAGAGGCACCAAGGACTCAGCCAGGACAGCGGCCGGAAGGAACGGACCCGAGTCCCGACGTGCCGATGCCTCCGCCGGAATCGCAGCAGAGGAGCCCGCCAAAATCCGGAACGTGGCGCTTGTAGGCCATTCAGGTGCCGGGAAGACCATGCTGATCGAGGCGCTGCTCGCTGCCAACGGCATGATCACCCGCAAGGGATCCATTCCGGACGGGACCACCGTCAGCGATTCCGACCCCGCCGCGGTCCACCAGCAGCGCTCAGTGACCCTGTCGCTGGTGCCGCTGCTGGTTGACGGCATCAAAGTGAACCTCCTGGACACCCCGGGTTACCCGGATTTCATCGGCGAACTCCGTGCAGGACTCCGCGCCGCGGATGCCGCCCTGTTCGTGGTGTCCGCGGTCGACGGAATCGACGCCACCACCACCGCGCTGTGGGATGAATGCGAGCACATGCGCCTGCCCCGTGCCGTCGCCATCACCCGCATGGACCACCCGCGGGCAGATTACGACGGCGTCCTGGCCGCCTGCCGGAAGTCCTTCGGCGAGGGCGTCCTGCCGCTGTACGTTCCGGTCCGGACGGGCGCTGAGGTCACCGGCCTGCTCGGCCTGCTGTCCGGGACGGTCAGCGATTACTCATCCGGGGAGCTGTCCGCAACGATGCGCGAAGCGACCCCCGACGAACTTGCGGCCGTCGGTGCCGCCAGGGGGGACCTCATCGAGGGGATCATCGGCGAGAGCGAAGACGAAACCCTGATGGACCGCTACCTGGCAGGCGAGGACATCGAAACCGACGTCCTTGTCGCTGACCTGGAAACCGCCGTCGAGCGCGGGTCCTTTTTCCCCGTCCTGTCCACGTCGGCCGTCAGCGGACTGGGGACCGCGGAACTGGTGGAGGTCCTGGTCCGGGCCTTCCCGCCTCCGTCGGACGGCCGGGTGCCCGAGGTGACGGACCTGGCGGGCGCGCCCGCCGGGCCCTTGTCCTGCGATCCGGAGGGCCAGTTGGCGGCAGAGGTGGTCCGCACCTCCATCGACCCGTTCCTGGGCCGGATCTGCCTGGTCCGGGTTTTCTCCGGCACGCTCCGGGAGGATGCTCCGGTGCACGTTACCGGCCAGGGCCTGGCCGACCGCGGCCACCAGGACCACGACACGGACGAACGCGTTACGCACCTCTACTCCCCGCTCGGTGCCTCGCTGCGGCCTGTCCCGCACTGCGTGGCGGGGGACATTTGCGCGGTGGCGAAACTGGGAAGCGCCGAAACCGGAGACACCATCTCCGGCCGGGACCGGCCGCTGCTGCTGGCCACCTGGGAGATGCCCGAGCCGCTGCTGCCCGTGGCCGTGGAGGCTGATTCGCGCAGTGACGAAGACGCCCTGGCGCGCAGCCTGGGGAAGATCGCGGCCGGCGATCCCACCTTGCGGGTGGAACGGAACCAGGAAACGCATCAGCTCGTCCTTTGGTGCATGGGGGAGGCCCACGCCGAGGTGGTGCTGGACAGGTTGCGGGACCAGGGCGTGAAGCTGCATACGGTGGACGTGGTGACGCCCTTGCGTGAAACTTTCTCGGCCCCCGCCGCCGGCCATGGGCGGCACGTCAAGCAGTCCGGCGGCCACGGGCAATATGCTGTCTGCGATATTGACGTGGAACCCCTGCCACGCGGCGGGGGCTTCGAATTCGTGGACAGGACGGTGGGCGGCGTGATCCCGGGGACGTTCATCCCGTCCGTGGAGAAGGGCGTCCGTGCCCAGATGGAAAAGGGGGTCAGCGCGGGCTTCCCGGTGGTGGACCTGCGGGTGACGCTCACGGGAGGCAAAGCGCACAGCGTGGATTCCTCCGATGCCGCATTCCAGGCCGCCGGGGCGCTGGCCCTGCGCGAGGCGGCGGCAGCAGGGCGGATCCAACTCCTGGAGCCGGTGTCATCGGTGGTCATCACTGTGACGGACGAGCACGTGGGGTCCGTGATGAGTGACTTGTCCGCCAGGCGCGGCAGGCTCACCGGAACCACCTCCTCCGGTGACGGCCTGACCGAAATCAGCGCTGAAGTCCCGGACCAGGAACTGCTGCGCTATGCCGTCGATTTGCGGGCCCTCACCGCGGGATCCGGGCGCTTCCGCCGCCGGTACCTGCGGCATGATCCGGTACCCGCCAGCTTCAGCACCCCGTAG
- a CDS encoding MFS transporter, which yields MNDAARKIQRVYLTLTLGNTLAASFIWGINTLFLLDAGLSNLETFAANAFFTAGMVLFEVPTGVVADSWGRRVSFLLGTLTLAGSTFLYYLLWQFSAPFWWWAVVSVLLGLGFTFFSGAVEAWLVDALSFAGYEGGLETVLGRGQMVSGVAMLAGSVAGGVIAQASNLGVPFLVRVGVLTAMFAVAFLLMHDVGFTPERSAHPLQATRAVLRASVDNGLKNPPVRFIMLAAPFTEGVGIYVFYALQPYLLQLFGDPRAYAIAGLAAALVAGADVVGGWMAPRVRKLVRRRTSVLIATNVASALILVVLMFTSVFWLALVLLALWAIVSSAGTPVRQAYLNDMIASKQRATVLSFDSLLGSAGGVVVQPLLGRTADLYGYPASLAVGGAVQLIAAPFILLSRRQRSPADVATGVAAAP from the coding sequence ATGAACGACGCAGCCAGGAAGATCCAGCGCGTCTACCTGACGCTGACCCTGGGAAACACCCTGGCGGCCTCGTTCATCTGGGGCATCAACACGCTCTTCCTGCTGGATGCGGGCCTAAGCAACCTGGAGACCTTTGCCGCGAATGCCTTCTTTACGGCCGGCATGGTGCTGTTCGAGGTGCCGACCGGAGTAGTGGCGGACAGTTGGGGCCGCCGGGTTTCCTTCCTGCTGGGCACACTCACGCTGGCCGGGTCCACCTTCCTGTACTACCTGCTGTGGCAGTTTTCAGCCCCGTTCTGGTGGTGGGCCGTGGTCTCGGTCCTGCTGGGCCTGGGCTTCACCTTCTTCTCCGGCGCAGTGGAGGCCTGGCTGGTGGACGCCCTGAGTTTCGCCGGTTACGAAGGCGGGCTGGAAACGGTGCTTGGCCGGGGGCAGATGGTCTCCGGCGTTGCCATGCTGGCGGGCTCCGTGGCCGGCGGGGTCATTGCCCAGGCCAGCAACCTCGGTGTTCCGTTCCTCGTTCGGGTGGGCGTGCTCACCGCCATGTTCGCCGTGGCCTTCCTGCTCATGCACGACGTCGGCTTCACGCCTGAACGTTCGGCCCATCCGCTGCAGGCCACCCGGGCAGTATTGCGGGCATCCGTGGACAACGGACTGAAGAACCCGCCCGTCCGCTTCATCATGCTGGCGGCCCCGTTCACCGAAGGGGTGGGCATCTACGTTTTCTATGCCCTGCAGCCCTACCTGCTTCAGCTTTTCGGAGACCCGCGGGCCTATGCCATAGCGGGCCTGGCGGCGGCCCTGGTGGCAGGAGCGGACGTCGTCGGCGGATGGATGGCGCCCCGGGTCCGGAAACTGGTCCGGCGGCGGACCAGCGTGCTGATAGCCACGAACGTGGCCAGTGCACTCATCCTGGTGGTGCTCATGTTCACCAGCGTCTTCTGGCTGGCGTTGGTGCTCCTGGCACTCTGGGCAATCGTGTCCTCGGCCGGCACGCCCGTCCGGCAGGCATATCTGAACGACATGATTGCCTCGAAGCAGCGTGCCACAGTGCTGAGCTTCGATTCCCTGCTGGGCTCGGCCGGGGGAGTGGTGGTGCAGCCGCTGCTCGGCCGGACCGCGGACCTCTACGGCTACCCGGCTTCACTGGCCGTGGGTGGGGCAGTGCAACTGATTGCGGCTCCCTTTATCCTGCTCAGCCGTCGGCAGCGCTCGCCGGCGGATGTTGCTACCGGAGTCGCGGCAGCGCCCTGA
- the araB gene encoding ribulokinase codes for MPAALFTSSSDVHPDHCVIGVDYGTLSGRAVVVRVRDGKELGSAVHEYPHAVVTGSLPKDVAGDDGARLPGEWALQVPNDYRDVLRIAVPAAVAAAGIDPAAVVGIATDFTACTMVPVKADGTPLNELPGYANRPHAYVKLWRHHAAQGQADRINRLAAERGEEWLPRYGGLISSEWEFAKGLQLLEEDSEAYAAMDHWVEAADWIVWQLCGRYVRNACTAGYKGIYQDGRYPSADFLAALNPDFKDFVSSKLEHAIGRLGDAAGTLTAEAAAWTGLPEGIAVAVGNVDAHVTVPAAKAVEAGQLVAIMGTSTCHVMNGNELREVPGMCGAVDGGIVPGLWGYEAGQSGVGDIFGWFTKYGVPPEYHQAARDGGLGIHEYLTELASRQAIGEHGLIALDWHSGNRSVLVDHELSGIVVGQTLATRPEDTYRALLEATAFGTRTIVDAFRDAGVPVREFIVAGGLLKNRLLMQIYADATGLQLSTIGSEQGPALGSAIHAAVAAGEYADIREAAAAMGSEPGEVYTPIPENVAAYEELFQEYKALHDYFGRGGNDVMHRLKAIQRKAARTALPGAGSAAETAVEVSA; via the coding sequence ATGCCAGCTGCGTTGTTCACTTCCAGCTCCGACGTCCACCCCGACCACTGCGTGATCGGGGTGGACTACGGAACCCTGTCAGGCCGTGCCGTGGTGGTGCGGGTCCGCGACGGCAAGGAGCTCGGCAGCGCCGTCCATGAGTATCCCCATGCAGTGGTGACCGGCTCCCTGCCCAAAGACGTGGCGGGCGACGACGGAGCACGGCTTCCCGGGGAATGGGCGCTTCAGGTGCCCAACGACTACAGGGACGTCCTGCGCATAGCCGTTCCCGCCGCGGTGGCCGCCGCGGGGATCGACCCGGCCGCCGTCGTCGGTATTGCCACCGACTTCACCGCCTGCACCATGGTGCCCGTCAAGGCCGATGGCACGCCCCTGAACGAATTGCCGGGCTATGCCAACCGGCCGCATGCCTACGTGAAGCTCTGGCGCCACCACGCCGCCCAAGGGCAGGCCGACCGGATCAACCGGCTGGCCGCCGAACGGGGCGAAGAGTGGCTTCCGCGGTACGGGGGCCTGATCTCCTCCGAGTGGGAGTTCGCCAAAGGCCTGCAGCTGCTGGAAGAGGATTCGGAGGCCTACGCCGCCATGGACCACTGGGTGGAGGCGGCCGACTGGATCGTCTGGCAGCTGTGCGGCCGCTACGTCCGCAACGCCTGCACCGCCGGCTACAAGGGCATCTACCAGGACGGGCGGTATCCCTCGGCGGATTTCCTGGCCGCCCTGAACCCGGACTTCAAGGACTTTGTCAGTTCCAAGCTGGAGCACGCCATCGGGCGGCTGGGGGACGCCGCCGGCACCCTGACGGCGGAGGCGGCAGCCTGGACCGGGCTGCCGGAGGGCATCGCCGTGGCCGTGGGAAACGTTGACGCCCACGTCACGGTCCCTGCCGCCAAGGCAGTGGAAGCCGGCCAGCTGGTGGCCATCATGGGCACCTCCACCTGCCACGTCATGAACGGCAACGAACTGCGGGAAGTGCCGGGAATGTGCGGGGCAGTGGACGGCGGCATCGTGCCGGGCCTGTGGGGCTACGAGGCCGGGCAGTCCGGCGTGGGGGACATCTTCGGCTGGTTCACCAAGTACGGCGTCCCGCCCGAATACCACCAGGCTGCCAGGGACGGCGGGCTGGGGATCCATGAGTACCTCACCGAACTGGCGTCGCGGCAGGCCATCGGGGAGCACGGCCTGATCGCACTCGACTGGCACTCGGGCAACCGCTCGGTGCTGGTGGACCATGAGCTGTCCGGCATCGTGGTGGGCCAGACCCTCGCCACCAGGCCCGAGGACACCTACCGCGCCCTGCTGGAAGCCACGGCCTTCGGAACCCGCACCATCGTGGACGCCTTCCGCGACGCCGGGGTTCCGGTCAGGGAATTCATCGTGGCCGGCGGCCTGCTCAAGAACAGGCTCCTGATGCAGATCTACGCGGACGCCACCGGCCTTCAGCTGTCCACCATCGGCTCGGAGCAGGGTCCGGCCCTGGGATCCGCCATCCACGCCGCCGTCGCCGCCGGAGAATACGCTGACATCCGGGAAGCTGCCGCCGCCATGGGTTCCGAACCCGGTGAGGTCTACACGCCCATCCCGGAAAACGTGGCCGCTTACGAGGAACTCTTCCAGGAGTACAAGGCCCTGCACGACTACTTTGGCCGCGGCGGCAACGACGTGATGCACCGGCTCAAGGCCATCCAGCGCAAAGCTGCCCGGACCGCCCTGCCCGGTGCCGGCTCCGCCGCCGAAACGGCCGTGGAGGTGTCCGCATGA
- a CDS encoding L-ribulose-5-phosphate 4-epimerase, giving the protein MSAGNGTGTGILETIARVREEVCALHAELTRYELVVWTAGNVSARVPGTDLMVIKPSGVAYQDLTPEQMIVTDLHGTPVRGTNVGGGGTVDWGNPPLSPSSDTAAHAYVYRHMPEVGGVVHTHSTYATAWAARGEAIPCVLTMMGDEFGGSIPVGPFALIGDDSIGHGIVETLKNSNSPAVLMQNHGPFTIGKDARSAVKAAVMCEEVARTVHISRQLGEPLPIDQGSIDSLYARYQNVYGQ; this is encoded by the coding sequence ATGAGTGCAGGGAATGGAACCGGAACCGGGATCCTGGAAACCATCGCCCGGGTCCGTGAAGAAGTGTGCGCGCTGCATGCCGAGCTGACCCGCTACGAACTGGTGGTGTGGACCGCGGGCAACGTTTCCGCCCGGGTGCCGGGCACCGACCTGATGGTCATCAAGCCCTCCGGGGTCGCCTACCAGGACCTGACCCCGGAGCAGATGATCGTGACCGACCTGCACGGCACGCCCGTCAGGGGCACCAACGTCGGTGGCGGCGGCACGGTGGACTGGGGCAACCCGCCGCTGTCTCCGTCGTCGGACACAGCAGCGCACGCCTACGTCTACCGGCACATGCCGGAGGTGGGCGGCGTGGTGCACACCCACTCCACCTACGCCACCGCCTGGGCTGCGAGGGGGGAGGCCATCCCGTGCGTGCTGACCATGATGGGCGATGAGTTCGGCGGCTCCATCCCGGTGGGCCCGTTCGCGCTGATCGGCGACGACTCGATCGGCCACGGGATCGTGGAGACGCTGAAGAACTCCAATTCACCGGCTGTCCTGATGCAGAACCACGGTCCCTTCACCATCGGCAAGGACGCCCGCTCCGCCGTGAAGGCCGCCGTGATGTGTGAGGAGGTGGCCCGCACCGTCCACATTTCCAGGCAGCTGGGCGAGCCCCTGCCCATCGACCAGGGCTCCATCGACTCCCTCTATGCCCGCTACCAGAACGTCTACGGCCAATAA